Proteins encoded by one window of Cupriavidus sp. EM10:
- a CDS encoding urate hydroxylase PuuD codes for MEGYILDWANLLLRWLHVITAIAWIGSSFYFVWLDNSLTRPIDAGLKDKGVDGELWAVHGGGFYNPQKYLTAPKSLPENLHWFYWESYSTWMSGFALLVVLYLFNASTFLIDKNVYDMSPGAAVGFAVTYLIVGWVVYDAICRIFGKSDKTVGILVAVYVGVAAFVACHIFSGRAAFLLTGAMIATIMSANVLFWIIPGQRKVVAALKAGQPVDPIHGKRGKQRSVHNTYFTLPVLFAMLSNHYSMTYAAKNNWLVLIMVMLAGVLIRQFFILKHKGKINIAWPAAGVACLGLVAFLIAPQPRQQVAKADGDAAATAVSFVKVQEIMNSRCVQCHAEQPKMMPTAAKGIKLDSVDGIKSHAQLIYQQAVQQKAMPLGNVTQITDDERALLGQWFEGGAKTTN; via the coding sequence ATGGAAGGCTACATTCTCGACTGGGCCAATCTGCTGTTGCGCTGGCTGCATGTCATCACGGCGATCGCCTGGATCGGTTCGTCGTTCTACTTCGTCTGGCTGGACAACAGCCTGACGCGCCCCATCGATGCCGGCCTGAAGGACAAGGGCGTCGATGGCGAGCTGTGGGCCGTGCACGGTGGCGGCTTCTACAACCCCCAGAAATACCTGACCGCGCCAAAATCGCTGCCCGAGAACCTGCACTGGTTCTACTGGGAGTCGTATTCCACGTGGATGAGCGGCTTTGCGCTGCTGGTGGTGCTGTACCTGTTCAATGCCAGCACGTTCCTGATCGACAAGAACGTCTACGACATGTCGCCCGGCGCCGCCGTGGGCTTTGCCGTGACGTACCTGATCGTGGGCTGGGTGGTCTATGACGCGATCTGCCGCATCTTCGGCAAGAGCGACAAGACCGTGGGCATCCTGGTGGCGGTGTATGTGGGCGTGGCTGCCTTCGTGGCCTGCCACATCTTCTCGGGCCGCGCGGCATTCCTGCTGACCGGCGCGATGATCGCCACGATCATGAGCGCGAACGTGCTGTTCTGGATCATCCCGGGCCAGCGCAAGGTGGTGGCCGCCCTGAAGGCTGGCCAGCCGGTGGACCCGATCCACGGCAAGCGCGGCAAGCAGCGCAGCGTGCACAACACCTACTTCACGCTGCCGGTGCTGTTCGCGATGCTGTCGAACCACTACAGCATGACGTACGCGGCCAAGAACAACTGGCTGGTGCTGATCATGGTGATGCTCGCAGGTGTGCTGATCCGCCAGTTCTTCATCCTGAAGCACAAGGGCAAGATCAATATCGCCTGGCCGGCCGCCGGCGTAGCGTGCCTGGGCCTGGTCGCATTCCTGATCGCCCCGCAGCCGCGCCAGCAAGTGGCCAAGGCCGACGGCGACGCCGCCGCAACGGCCGTGAGCTTCGTGAAGGTGCAGGAAATCATGAACTCGCGCTGCGTGCAGTGCCATGCCGAGCAGCCGAAGATGATGCCAACCGCCGCCAAGGGCATCAAGCTCGACAGCGTCGATGGCATCAAGTCGCACGCCCAGCTGATCTACCAGCAGGCCGTGCAGCAGAAGGCCATGCCGCTGGGTAACGTCACCCAGATCACGGACGACGAGCGTGCGCTGCTGGGCCAGTGGTTCGAGGGCGGCGCCAAGACGACCAACTGA
- a CDS encoding GntR family transcriptional regulator — protein sequence MSKNLKLIAAADALPASTDNKPARKGSVEERMYHEIYDAIMEHRLPPRTKLTEHSLCEIYATARHTVRKVLSRLAADGMVDLEPNRGAFIASPSTDEAHDMFELRQMLERAVLEKLAAMPNVRSVIAPLRKMVNDERQAFLTHERPTWIRLSAEFHTALADLSGNELLVTMMRRLVSRTTLMIASVEAPGHNACSFDEHDEILDALEQGDAALAQTRMAHHLGACADRVQPDEPGNFDLRTVLGRST from the coding sequence ATGTCCAAGAATCTCAAGCTGATTGCCGCCGCCGACGCCCTGCCCGCGTCCACCGATAACAAGCCCGCCCGCAAGGGGTCGGTGGAAGAGCGCATGTATCACGAGATCTACGACGCGATCATGGAGCACCGGCTGCCGCCGCGCACCAAGCTGACCGAGCACTCGCTTTGCGAAATCTATGCCACCGCACGTCACACGGTGCGCAAGGTGCTGTCGCGGCTGGCCGCCGACGGCATGGTCGACCTGGAACCGAACCGTGGCGCGTTCATCGCCAGCCCGTCCACCGACGAGGCCCACGACATGTTCGAACTGCGCCAGATGCTGGAACGCGCGGTGCTGGAAAAGCTGGCCGCCATGCCCAACGTGCGCAGCGTGATTGCCCCGCTGCGCAAGATGGTCAACGACGAGCGCCAGGCATTCCTGACCCACGAGCGTCCGACCTGGATTCGCCTGTCGGCCGAATTCCACACCGCGCTGGCAGATCTTTCGGGCAACGAGCTGCTGGTGACGATGATGCGCCGGCTGGTATCGCGCACGACGCTGATGATTGCCAGCGTGGAAGCCCCCGGCCACAACGCCTGCTCGTTCGACGAGCACGACGAGATCCTCGACGCACTGGAACAGGGCGATGCCGCGCTGGCCCAGACGCGCATGGCGCACCACCTTGGCGCCTGCGCGGACCGCGTGCAGCCGGACGAGCCCGGCAACTTCGATCTTCGCACCGTGCTGGGCCGCTCCACCTAG
- a CDS encoding TMEM165/GDT1 family protein, with the protein MESFLVSTGIVALAEMGDKTQLLSLVLAARYRKPLPIILGILIATLVNHGFAGALGGWITGVLGANLLRWILGLGFIAMAGWMLIPDKLDDAEEAKPVKGALGILGTTIVAFFFAEMGDKTQIATVALAARFHGEVLAVVAGTTFGMMLANAPAVLLGDRFANKMPIALVHKIAAAIFLVLGLLALFNVRG; encoded by the coding sequence ATGGAATCGTTCCTCGTCTCCACAGGTATCGTCGCGCTCGCAGAAATGGGCGACAAGACGCAGCTGCTTTCGCTCGTTCTGGCCGCACGGTATCGCAAGCCCCTTCCCATCATCCTCGGCATCCTGATTGCCACGCTGGTCAACCACGGCTTTGCCGGGGCGCTGGGCGGCTGGATCACCGGCGTGCTGGGCGCCAACCTGCTGCGCTGGATCCTTGGACTTGGCTTTATTGCGATGGCTGGCTGGATGCTGATCCCGGACAAGCTCGACGACGCGGAGGAAGCCAAGCCGGTCAAGGGCGCGCTGGGCATCCTGGGCACCACGATCGTGGCGTTTTTCTTTGCCGAAATGGGCGACAAGACGCAGATCGCCACGGTGGCACTGGCCGCCCGCTTCCATGGCGAAGTACTGGCCGTTGTCGCGGGCACGACGTTCGGCATGATGCTGGCCAACGCACCGGCCGTGCTGCTGGGCGACCGCTTCGCCAACAAGATGCCGATCGCACTGGTCCACAAGATTGCCGCGGCGATCTTTTTGGTGCTGGGGTTGCTGGCGTTGTTTAATGTGAGGGGTTGA
- a CDS encoding nucleobase:cation symporter-2 family protein: MNSASTTVPTDLTNERLPSGRLLALGLQHVLVMYAGTVAVPLIVGGALKLPKDQLAFLINADLFAAGLATLIQAFGFWKFGIRMPVMMGVTFASVAPMIAIGNDPNVGLLGIYGAVIASGVFGILIAPMMGRMLGLFPPVVTGTVITLIGVSLMRVGINWAGGGQPTTRAVIDGVVKEVPNLAYGDLGNLAIAGLVLVVVLLLTRFGRGLVANCAVLLGIIIGTLVAMAMGKVSFEGLHEASYVAVITPLHFGMPTFQLTAVLSMCIVMLITLVESTGMFLALSDITGRKLSTKDLTAGLRADGLGTVIGGVFNTFPYTSFSQNVGLVTVTGVRSRYVAAAGGLILIAFGLFPKMAHVVASVPQFVLGGAGIVMFGMVAATGIRILGSCDFNRNRHNLFIVAISIGFGMIPTLSPTLFQYLPKWTDPFTHSGIVLGTIVAVALNLFFNGIQSAEDAMRNAAANSHGTE, from the coding sequence ATGAATTCCGCAAGCACCACGGTCCCCACGGATCTGACAAACGAGCGGCTGCCCTCCGGGCGGTTGCTGGCCCTGGGCCTGCAGCACGTGCTGGTGATGTACGCCGGCACCGTCGCGGTTCCCCTTATCGTTGGCGGCGCGCTAAAGCTGCCGAAGGACCAGCTGGCCTTCCTGATCAACGCCGACCTCTTCGCGGCCGGCCTGGCCACGCTGATCCAGGCCTTCGGCTTCTGGAAGTTCGGCATTCGCATGCCGGTGATGATGGGCGTCACGTTCGCGTCGGTGGCGCCGATGATCGCCATCGGCAACGACCCCAACGTGGGCCTGCTGGGCATCTATGGCGCGGTGATCGCGTCCGGGGTGTTCGGGATACTGATCGCGCCGATGATGGGCCGCATGCTGGGGCTGTTTCCACCGGTTGTCACGGGGACGGTGATCACGCTGATCGGCGTGTCGCTGATGCGCGTGGGCATCAACTGGGCCGGCGGCGGCCAGCCCACCACGCGCGCCGTGATCGACGGCGTGGTCAAGGAGGTACCGAACCTGGCCTATGGCGACCTGGGCAACCTGGCCATCGCCGGCCTGGTGCTGGTGGTGGTGCTGCTGCTGACGCGCTTCGGGCGCGGCCTGGTGGCCAACTGCGCGGTGCTGCTCGGCATCATCATCGGTACGCTGGTGGCCATGGCCATGGGCAAGGTGTCGTTCGAAGGCCTGCATGAAGCCAGCTACGTGGCCGTCATCACGCCGCTGCACTTCGGCATGCCGACGTTCCAGCTGACCGCCGTGCTGTCGATGTGCATCGTGATGCTGATCACGCTGGTGGAATCGACCGGCATGTTCCTGGCCTTGTCAGACATCACCGGCCGCAAGCTGAGCACGAAGGACCTGACCGCCGGCCTGCGCGCCGACGGCCTGGGCACCGTGATCGGCGGCGTGTTCAACACCTTCCCGTACACGTCGTTCTCGCAGAACGTGGGGCTGGTCACGGTAACCGGCGTGCGCTCGCGCTACGTGGCGGCAGCTGGCGGCCTGATCCTGATCGCTTTCGGCCTGTTCCCGAAGATGGCCCACGTGGTAGCGTCGGTGCCCCAGTTCGTCCTGGGCGGCGCGGGCATCGTGATGTTCGGCATGGTGGCGGCCACCGGCATCCGCATCCTGGGTTCGTGCGATTTCAACCGCAACCGCCACAACCTGTTCATCGTGGCGATCTCGATCGGCTTCGGCATGATCCCGACCCTGTCGCCCACGTTGTTCCAGTACCTGCCCAAGTGGACCGACCCGTTCACGCACAGCGGCATCGTGCTGGGCACCATCGTTGCCGTGGCCCTGAACCTGTTCTTCAACGGCATCCAGTCGGCCGAGGACGCCATGCGCAACGCCGCCGCCAACAGTCACGGCACGGAGTAA
- the uraH gene encoding hydroxyisourate hydrolase, which yields MGRLTTHVLDTAAGTPGAGMSVSLHKIVNNRRETLKSIQTNHDGRADQPLLEGADLQAGVYELDFGAGAYFRAQGVKLPEPAFLDVVTLRFGIADTNAHYHVPLLVSPWSYSTYRGS from the coding sequence ATGGGACGCTTGACCACTCACGTTCTCGACACCGCTGCCGGCACGCCCGGCGCCGGCATGTCGGTTAGCCTGCATAAAATTGTCAACAATCGTCGCGAGACCCTGAAGTCGATCCAGACCAACCACGACGGCCGTGCGGACCAGCCCCTGCTGGAAGGCGCCGACCTGCAGGCTGGCGTCTACGAGCTCGATTTCGGCGCCGGCGCCTACTTCCGTGCGCAGGGCGTGAAGCTGCCCGAGCCGGCATTCCTTGACGTGGTGACGCTGCGTTTCGGCATTGCCGACACGAACGCGCACTACCACGTGCCCCTGCTGGTGTCGCCGTGGTCGTACTCGACCTACCGCGGCAGCTGA